The region CGCCCTCGTCGTCGACGGACGCACCGTCGCCGCCGCGGAGGAGGAACGGTTCTCGCGGCGGAAGCACGGCAAGCGCCCGGTTCCCTTCTCCGCCTGGGAAGTCCCCGAGAAGGCGGCCGTGTGGTGCCTGGAACAGGCGGGCCTGCGCCCCCAGGATCTGGACGCTGTCGCCTACTCCTTCGACCCGGCCCTGGCCCGTCCCGCCGCGACCATGGGCCTGGACGACCCCTGGGACCACCTCCGGCTCACCTACGCCCGCCAGGCCCCCGGCTTCCTGCACACCGCCCTCCCCGGGCTCGACCCGGACGTCGTGCGCTTCGTTCCCCACCACATGGCCCACGCCGCCTCCTCCGCCCTCGCCGCGCCCGGCGCCGAGACCAGCTCCGTCCTTGTCCTCGACGGACGGGGCGAAGCCACCTCCCACCTGGCGGCCCGCCGTACCGGCGACCGGCTGGAACCGCTGTACGGGCAGGAACTGCCGCACTCCCTGGGGCTGGTGTACGAGGAACTCACCGAACACCTGGGTTTCCTGCGCTCCTCCGACGAGTACAAGGTCATGGCCCTCGCCTCATACGGCACCCCTCGGATGCTCCCCGAGCTGCGCCGTTACGTGTTCGCCACCGGTGACGGCGGTTTCCACGCCACGGGTGTGCCGTGGGCCGGTCTGTGCCCCGCCCTCCGCTCCGGCCAGGCGTGGTCACAGGCACACGCCGACCTGGCCGCGAGCGTCCAGGCGTGTCTGGAGGAGACGCTGCTGGACCTGGTCCGCTGGCTGCACGGACGTACCCACGACCGGGTGTTGACCCTGGCCGGGGGAGTGGCGCTCAACTGCGTGGCCAACTCGCGCATCGCCCGTGAGGGGCAGTTCGACCGGGTCTGGGTCCAGCCCGCCGCCGGTGACGCGGGCACCGCGCTGGGTGGTGCGCTGCTGCTCTCCGCCGAGGCCGGCGACCGGCCGGGACCCATGACCGGCGCGGACCTGGGACGCCAGTGGTCGGACGCCGAAGTGGAGGCGTGGCTGAAGACGGCGGCCGTGCCCTTCGAACGTCCGGCCGATGTCGCCGAGACGGTCGCCGAGGCGCTCGCGGACGACGCGATCGTCGCGTGGTTCCAGGGGCGTTCCGAGTACGGGCCGCGGGCGCTCGGCCACCGTTCGCTGTTCGCCCACCCCGGCAGGTCCGGAAACCTGGAGCGGCTCAACGATGTCAAGGGGCGGGAGCAGTTCCGGCCGGTCGCTCCGATGGTGCTGGCCGAGCGCGCGCCCGAGATCTTCGACGGCCCGTTGCCCAGCCCCTACATGCTGTTCGTGCACGGTGTCGCCCCGGAGTGGCGTGATCGCATCCCGGCCGTGGTGCACGTGGACGGTACGGCCCGCATCCAGACCGTCGACGCCGCGGCCGAACCGCTGGTGGCCCGCATGCTCACGGCGTTCGAACGGCGTACCGGGCTGCCCGTGGTCGTCAACACCAGTCTCAACACCTCCGGCCGCCCCATGGTCGACGATCCGCGTGACGCCCTGGAGTGCTTCGGCTCCGCCCCCGTCGACCTGCTGGCCATCGGGCCGTTCGTGATCCGCCGCGGCGCCCTGTTCGCGGGCGGCCGGACCGATACGGCACCGCGGAAGGGGACCTGAGCGGGCTGCCCGCGCTACCGGACCACATGCCGAGGGAGGAGCCCGCCATGACGGAAGCGGCAGAGCGGACCGCCGCACCCGAATACGCCGTGGTCATCCCCACGCTGGGCCGGCCGAGCCTGGCCGTGACCCTGCGCGCCCTCGCCGACGCCAAAGGGCCGGCGCCGCGGCGCATCGTCCTGGTCGACGACCGGCCGCTGGACGACTGCACGGCGCTGCCCGCCGCGGTCCCCGATGACCTGGCGCCCCTGGTGGAGATCACGCCCGGGTGCGCCGCCGGACCCGCCGCCGCGCGCAACATCGGCTGGCTTGCCGCCCCCGAACCCTGGACCGTCTTCCTCGACGACGATGTCGTCCCCGGCCCCACCTGGGCGGACGACCTTGCCGCCGATCTGGCGGCGGCCGGGCCCGGCGTCGCGGGCAGCCAGGGCCGGATCGCCGTACCGCTGCCGGATGACCGCAGGCCCACGGACTGGGAGCGCATGACCGCGGGGCTCGCCACCGCCCGCTGGATCACCGCCGACATGGCGTACCGGCGGGCCGCGCTGGAGGCCGTCGGCGGCTTCGACGAGCGGTTCCCTCGCGCCTTCCGCGAGGACGCCGACCTCGCGCTGCGTATCGTGGCGGCCGGATGGGGGCTGTCCACGGGCTCGCGCCGGACGACCCATCCCGTGCGCCCGGCAGACCGCTGGGTGTCGGTCCGCACCCAGGCGGGGAACGCGGACGACGCGCTGATGGCCAGGGTCCACGGGCGCGACTGGTGGGCCCGGGCAGGTGCTCCGCGCGGCCGTCTGCGCCGCCATCTCGCCATCACCGCGGCCGGGGCCGCCGCCGTGATCGGCGCCGCGACCGGTAGCCGATGGCGGGCCGCGGGCGGTGCGGCGCTGTGGCTGGCCGGCACCGCCGAATTCGCCCTGGCCCGTGTCCTGCCGGGGCCGCGCACCCGGGCCGAGATCGTGACGATGGCCCTGACCAGTGCCGTGATCCCGCCCGTGGCCACCGCGCACCGGGTGGCGGGCCTGATACGCCACCGCTCGGCCGCCCGCCTCGACCGCACGGCGGTGCCTACGGGGGCGGTGGACCATGCGTAGCACTTTGCATCGTTTGATAACGATATGTCCGGGCTACTCGGGGCCCGTGTCCACCGTGGACGCCCCCGAGGCGTCGCCCGTGTGCAAAGGGCCGTGGCTGTTCACCCAGGGTGAGCCGCACGGCTCCCGCACCCGTGTCCGTCGCACGGGCCCCGCAGCGGTCCTCTTCGACCGCGACGGCACCTTGGTCGAAGACCTGCCGTACAACGGCGATCCGGACCGGGTGCGGCTCATGCCCTCCGCCCGCGCCGCCGTCGACGCCGTACGGGCCCGCGGGATACCGGTCGGTGTGGTCACCAACCAGTCCGGTATCGCTCGCGGACTGCTCACCCCCGGCGCGGTCGAGGCCGTGCGGCGGCGCGTCGAGGAACTGCTCGGCCCCCTTGACGTGTGGGCGGTGTGCCCGCACGGCCCCGACGATGGCTGCGGGTGCCGCAAACCCGCCCCGGGGCTCGTCCACGCCGCCTGCGCCGCCCTGGACGTCGGCCCGCGCGCGGCCGTGGTGCTCGGGGACATCGGCGCGGACATCGACGCGGCAGAAGCGGCCGGTGCGACGGGGGTGCTCATCCCCACCCCGGTGACCCGGCCGGAGGAGACCGCCGCCGCGGAACACACCGCACCGGACCTCCTCACGGCGGTACGGGCGCTGCTCGGCGGCTGCGATGACTCGGGAGGCGGCCCTTGAACCCGCCGGGCGCCGGGCCGCGCACTCTGGTCGTACGGCTCGACAGCGCCGGAGACGTCCTGCTGGCCGGGCCGGCCGTGCGTGCCGTCGCCGCCGGCTCCCGCCACACCGGGATCCTGTGTGGTCCGCTCGGCGAGCCCGCCGCCCGGCTCCTCCCCGGCGTCGACGAGGTGCTGGTCCACGATGCGCCATGGGTGGGCTTCGATGCCCCACCGGTGCGGCGTGAGACCACCGAAGCCCTGGTCGTTTCGCTGGCCGCCCGACGCTTCGACCGCGCCCTGATCCTCGGCTCCCACCATCAAAGTCCCCTCCCGGCCGCTCTGCTGCTCAAGCTGGCCGGGGTCCCCTGGGTCGCGGCGGACAGCGAGCACTATCCGGGCACCCTGCTGGACCTGCGGCACCGGCGCGCGGCGCACCGCCACGAGGCACGCGCCGCGCTGGAGCTGGCCGAGGCGGCCGGGTTCGCCCTGCCGCCCGGTGACACGGGGCGGCTGGGCGTGACCTCCCTTCCCGACACCGCCCCGCTCACCGGGACCGATCCCTATGTGGTCGTCCACCCCGGCGCCGCCGTTCCCGCCCGCGCCTGGAGCCCGGCGCGCGCCGCGCGGGCGGTGGCCGCCCTGGGGGAGACCGGCCACCGGGTGGTGGTCACCGGCGGACCGGCGGAGACGGAACTGACGGCGCACGTCGCCGACGGAACCGCCCTGGACCTCGGCGGGCGGACCGGATTCGGCGAACTCGCCGGGGTCCTCGCGGGCGCCGACACGGTGGTCACCGGCAACACCGGGCCCTGCCATCTGGCGAGCGCCGTCGGCACCCCGGTCGTCTGCCTCTTCGCACCCGTGGTGCCCGCCGAACGCTGGGCCCCCTACCGCGTTGCCCACCGGCTGCTGGGGCGTCAGGACGCCCTCTGCGCGGGCAGCCGCGCCCGCGTCTGTCCCGTAGCGGGCCACCCCTGCCTGGACTCCGTGACCGACGCCGAGGTCCTCGCCGCCGTGGACGCGCTGATCGCCACCGGCCGGGCCGACGACCGCCCCCTGGAGGCGACGGCATGAACATCCTTCTGTGGCATGTGCACGGCTCGTGGACTACGGCCTTCGTGCAAGGCCCCCACCGCTACCTGGTGCCCGTCCTCCCCGGCCGTGGTCCCGACGGCCGCGGCCGGGCCCGGACCTTCCCGTGGCCCGAGTCGGCCACCGAGATCACTCCGGAAGAGCTGACAAAGACCCCGGTGGACCTGATCGTCCTCCAACGGCCCCACGAACCCGGGCTCGCCCGCCGCTGGCTCGGAGGCCGCCGCCCCGGACGTGAGGTGCCCGCCGTCTACGTCGAGCACAACGCCCCGGACGGCAGAGTTCCCGGCACCCGCCACCCGTGCGCCGACCGCGACGACCTCACCCTGGTCCACGTCACCCACTTCAACCGGCTCTTCTGGGACAACGGACGCGCCCCCACCGCCGTCGTCGAGCACGGCGTCATGGACCCCGGACACCGCTACACGGGGGAGTGCGAACGCGCCGCCGTCGTGGTCAACGAACCGATACGGCGGGGCCGCCACACCGGCACCGACCTGCTGCCCGCGCTCAGCCGGGCCGCTCCGCTCGACGTCTTCGGCATGGCCACCCGAGGACTCGCCCGCCACCTCGCCCTGCCCGGCGGCCTCTGTCGTACCTGGGAGCTGCCCCAGGCCGAGTTGCACACCGCCATGGCACGCCGCCGTCTGTATTTGCACCCCGTGCGCTGGACCTCGCTCGGGCTGTCCCTGCTGGAGGCCATGCACCTGGGCATGCCCGTCGTGGCCCTGGCCACCACCGAGGTGGTCGAGGCCGTACCGGACGGCGCGGGAGTGCTCTCCACCCGCCCCGAGGTCCTCGCCCGCGCGGCGCGTACCTACCTGCACGACCCGGACGCCGCGGCCGAGGACGGGGCGCGTGCCCGCCGGGCCGCTCTCGACCGGTACGGAATCAAGCGTTTCCTCGACGACTGGGAGCGGCTGATAGCGGAGGTGACCCGATGACACCGCAGTACGACCGCCCCCGCGCGTCACTGGACATCGCGCTCGTCTCGGAGCACGCCAGCCCCCTCGCCGCGCTCGGCGGAGTGGACGCCGGTGGCCAGAACGTACACGTTGCCCGCCTCGCCGGGGCCCTCGCCGACCGTGGCCACCGGGTCCGCGTCTACACTCGCCGCGACGCGCCGGACCTGCCCGCCACGGTGCCGATCCGCGCGGGCGTCGAGGTGCGGCATGTGCCCGCGGGCCCGGCCCGGCCACTGCCGAAGGACGACCTGCTGCCGTACATGCCCGACTTCGGAAACCACCTGGAACACGAGTGGCGGATCGCCCCGCCCGATGTCGTCCACTCCCACTTCTGGATGTCCGGGGTGGCGTCGCTGCAGGCCGCCCGGGCCCTCGGACTGCGGCTCGCGCACACCTACCACGCGCTCGGGACCGTCAAGCGGCGCCATCAGAAGGACGCGGACACCAGCCCACCGGACCGCGTCGCCTGGGAGACG is a window of Streptomyces violaceusniger Tu 4113 DNA encoding:
- a CDS encoding glycosyltransferase, producing the protein MNILLWHVHGSWTTAFVQGPHRYLVPVLPGRGPDGRGRARTFPWPESATEITPEELTKTPVDLIVLQRPHEPGLARRWLGGRRPGREVPAVYVEHNAPDGRVPGTRHPCADRDDLTLVHVTHFNRLFWDNGRAPTAVVEHGVMDPGHRYTGECERAAVVVNEPIRRGRHTGTDLLPALSRAAPLDVFGMATRGLARHLALPGGLCRTWELPQAELHTAMARRRLYLHPVRWTSLGLSLLEAMHLGMPVVALATTEVVEAVPDGAGVLSTRPEVLARAARTYLHDPDAAAEDGARARRAALDRYGIKRFLDDWERLIAEVTR
- a CDS encoding glycosyltransferase family 2 protein, with the protein product MTEAAERTAAPEYAVVIPTLGRPSLAVTLRALADAKGPAPRRIVLVDDRPLDDCTALPAAVPDDLAPLVEITPGCAAGPAAARNIGWLAAPEPWTVFLDDDVVPGPTWADDLAADLAAAGPGVAGSQGRIAVPLPDDRRPTDWERMTAGLATARWITADMAYRRAALEAVGGFDERFPRAFREDADLALRIVAAGWGLSTGSRRTTHPVRPADRWVSVRTQAGNADDALMARVHGRDWWARAGAPRGRLRRHLAITAAGAAAVIGAATGSRWRAAGGAALWLAGTAEFALARVLPGPRTRAEIVTMALTSAVIPPVATAHRVAGLIRHRSAARLDRTAVPTGAVDHA
- a CDS encoding D-glycero-alpha-D-manno-heptose-1,7-bisphosphate 7-phosphatase produces the protein MRSTLHRLITICPGYSGPVSTVDAPEASPVCKGPWLFTQGEPHGSRTRVRRTGPAAVLFDRDGTLVEDLPYNGDPDRVRLMPSARAAVDAVRARGIPVGVVTNQSGIARGLLTPGAVEAVRRRVEELLGPLDVWAVCPHGPDDGCGCRKPAPGLVHAACAALDVGPRAAVVLGDIGADIDAAEAAGATGVLIPTPVTRPEETAAAEHTAPDLLTAVRALLGGCDDSGGGP
- a CDS encoding glycosyltransferase family 9 protein; its protein translation is MNPPGAGPRTLVVRLDSAGDVLLAGPAVRAVAAGSRHTGILCGPLGEPAARLLPGVDEVLVHDAPWVGFDAPPVRRETTEALVVSLAARRFDRALILGSHHQSPLPAALLLKLAGVPWVAADSEHYPGTLLDLRHRRAAHRHEARAALELAEAAGFALPPGDTGRLGVTSLPDTAPLTGTDPYVVVHPGAAVPARAWSPARAARAVAALGETGHRVVVTGGPAETELTAHVADGTALDLGGRTGFGELAGVLAGADTVVTGNTGPCHLASAVGTPVVCLFAPVVPAERWAPYRVAHRLLGRQDALCAGSRARVCPVAGHPCLDSVTDAEVLAAVDALIATGRADDRPLEATA
- a CDS encoding carbamoyltransferase family protein — translated: MRILGINALFHDPAAALVVDGRTVAAAEEERFSRRKHGKRPVPFSAWEVPEKAAVWCLEQAGLRPQDLDAVAYSFDPALARPAATMGLDDPWDHLRLTYARQAPGFLHTALPGLDPDVVRFVPHHMAHAASSALAAPGAETSSVLVLDGRGEATSHLAARRTGDRLEPLYGQELPHSLGLVYEELTEHLGFLRSSDEYKVMALASYGTPRMLPELRRYVFATGDGGFHATGVPWAGLCPALRSGQAWSQAHADLAASVQACLEETLLDLVRWLHGRTHDRVLTLAGGVALNCVANSRIAREGQFDRVWVQPAAGDAGTALGGALLLSAEAGDRPGPMTGADLGRQWSDAEVEAWLKTAAVPFERPADVAETVAEALADDAIVAWFQGRSEYGPRALGHRSLFAHPGRSGNLERLNDVKGREQFRPVAPMVLAERAPEIFDGPLPSPYMLFVHGVAPEWRDRIPAVVHVDGTARIQTVDAAAEPLVARMLTAFERRTGLPVVVNTSLNTSGRPMVDDPRDALECFGSAPVDLLAIGPFVIRRGALFAGGRTDTAPRKGT